Proteins encoded by one window of Candidatus Binatus sp.:
- a CDS encoding methyltransferase: protein MDFAELAALASGHAEARAIQTALKLGIFELLESSPLDDAALAAAISANRRATVLIANAMVALGLLAKRANRYALTDTSRRYLLRSSAEYLGDLILFDEAIFETWTHLEQTIRTGAPARPTDMFQNRPEETERFIRAMDSLTRARGDPTYVADRLDLSRVSMIADIGGGPGTYAAAMLRRWPRLRAAIYDLPATLEVARRILAEREPAALARIDLVRVDYLYDELPGPCGALFMSNIIHNEDETANAQLLRKCFRALESGGMMIIKDHIMNADLTEPRPGAIFALYLLLATRGRDYSFEEVSRWLGDAGFVDISHEALPSPPFTSSMVIARKP from the coding sequence ATGGATTTCGCCGAACTCGCCGCGCTGGCCTCGGGTCACGCCGAAGCGCGGGCGATCCAAACCGCGCTCAAGCTGGGAATTTTCGAACTTCTCGAGTCGTCGCCGCTCGACGACGCCGCGCTCGCCGCCGCCATCTCCGCCAATCGCCGCGCGACGGTTCTGATAGCCAACGCGATGGTGGCGCTCGGCTTGCTCGCCAAACGCGCCAATCGCTACGCGCTCACTGATACGTCGCGGCGCTACCTGCTCCGCTCGTCCGCCGAATACCTTGGCGACTTGATTCTGTTCGACGAAGCGATCTTTGAAACCTGGACGCATCTCGAACAAACCATTCGCACCGGCGCTCCCGCGCGCCCGACCGACATGTTTCAAAACCGCCCCGAGGAGACCGAACGATTCATCCGCGCCATGGATAGCCTCACGCGCGCCCGCGGCGATCCGACTTACGTCGCCGATCGGCTCGATCTCAGCCGCGTCTCGATGATCGCCGACATCGGCGGCGGTCCGGGGACCTACGCCGCGGCGATGCTCCGCCGATGGCCCCGTCTGCGCGCTGCGATTTACGATCTGCCTGCCACGCTCGAAGTTGCGCGCAGAATCCTCGCTGAGCGCGAGCCCGCGGCGTTGGCGCGAATCGACCTGGTCCGCGTCGATTACCTGTACGATGAGCTCCCGGGCCCATGCGGAGCCCTGTTCATGTCGAATATAATTCACAACGAAGATGAAACCGCCAACGCTCAACTCTTGCGCAAGTGCTTTCGCGCGCTCGAATCAGGCGGCATGATGATCATCAAGGATCACATCATGAATGCCGACCTTACCGAGCCCAGGCCGGGCGCGATTTTCGCCCTCTACCTGCTGCTGGCCACGCGCGGGCGGGATTATTCATTTGAAGAAGTCTCCCGATGGCTCGGCGACGCCGGCTTCGTCGATATCAGCCACGAGGCGCTGCCAAGCCCCCCGTTCACCTCTTCGATGGTGATCGCGCGCAAACCGTGA
- a CDS encoding thioredoxin domain-containing protein, with translation MNSELETPAFAGATAFTDRDVMVAGRRRASISSYRAICRMSTRAILASVAILCLLNTRAGAGSESANALPAGALKSSPSMYLREASSSAIRWQAWSPQTLALARSLNRPILIDIGAVWCHWCHVMDETTYADRQVAAALNSNFVPVKVDADERPDIDGYYQNAAAQLTGAGGWPLTCFTTPDGALFFAAGYLPPRPGFGTNGSGGENSSMAPLLKRISQVYAANRVGLERAAEATAEKLKSMSSSRNAPAHGGLDGLRAQILAGLAASYDREWGGFESGSGPRFYDFPAIELALAHGFYGHPEFTAMALDTLKKIAAGGVFDQLGGGFHRYSTDSHWLVPHFEKLGYDNAMALHAYSDAYEAGGDPEFARVAKSIVGYVNRELLDPKTHAFYSDQDADSFKGDDGSYYTWTVEEVKRALRPDEARIAILFYGMEDAPARAPDGRIVLRRAMSPEQAAARLKIPAQEARRMIARAADAMLAARSRRKKPQVDRAVMTDRNALMADAYLTASAALDDQGLQRTALNDLDFILGHMRAPDGSFFHVWSDGRAQVAGLAADQVYLLGAIIDAYQFSADEKYLVEARTLAAIILKNFRADGPSLLVNRETEDAGTVIARSQASGQVFYDMPTPSVQVMMAIAAATLGLITGDGSYTRAANELMASAPAMAGSMLSNSVATVGLGLEYRANGDAMVAVAGPQADARAAALWKTALASYRPGKIVMRIGSDRGAAKAMPAAVQAMLASSAEKGVPLAFVCAGTACATPVGTPAKLAEVIRRFGAPGNDKTTLANDRPALARPPM, from the coding sequence TTGAACTCCGAACTTGAAACACCGGCGTTCGCAGGCGCCACTGCTTTCACCGATCGCGACGTGATGGTCGCCGGGCGGCGTCGCGCTTCAATTTCCAGCTATCGCGCCATCTGCCGGATGTCAACGCGAGCAATTCTTGCGTCAGTCGCGATCCTTTGCTTGCTGAATACGCGGGCGGGCGCCGGATCGGAATCGGCAAATGCGCTGCCGGCCGGTGCGCTCAAGTCGTCGCCGAGCATGTACCTTCGCGAGGCGTCGTCGAGCGCGATTCGATGGCAGGCGTGGAGTCCGCAGACGCTCGCACTGGCGCGGTCGCTGAACCGTCCGATCCTGATCGACATCGGCGCGGTCTGGTGTCACTGGTGTCACGTGATGGACGAGACGACGTACGCCGACAGGCAAGTTGCGGCGGCGCTGAACAGCAACTTCGTGCCGGTAAAGGTCGATGCCGACGAGCGTCCGGATATCGACGGGTACTATCAGAATGCCGCCGCGCAGTTGACCGGCGCGGGCGGTTGGCCGCTGACGTGTTTCACGACGCCCGATGGCGCGCTGTTCTTCGCGGCAGGATATCTGCCACCGCGGCCGGGGTTCGGAACCAACGGGAGCGGCGGAGAAAACTCGTCGATGGCGCCGCTGCTGAAGCGGATTTCGCAGGTGTACGCCGCGAATCGTGTGGGACTCGAGCGTGCGGCGGAAGCGACTGCGGAGAAGCTTAAATCCATGTCCAGCAGCCGAAACGCGCCCGCCCACGGAGGGCTCGACGGCCTGCGCGCGCAAATACTCGCGGGGCTGGCGGCATCGTACGATCGTGAGTGGGGAGGATTCGAATCAGGTTCGGGGCCGCGATTTTACGATTTCCCGGCGATCGAGCTTGCGCTTGCGCACGGCTTTTACGGCCACCCGGAGTTCACCGCGATGGCGCTCGATACGCTCAAAAAAATCGCGGCAGGGGGAGTGTTCGATCAGCTTGGCGGCGGTTTTCATCGCTACTCGACCGATTCGCATTGGCTCGTGCCGCATTTCGAGAAGCTCGGATACGACAACGCGATGGCCTTGCACGCGTACAGCGACGCGTACGAAGCTGGCGGCGATCCGGAATTCGCGCGGGTCGCGAAGTCGATCGTCGGCTACGTGAACCGCGAGTTGCTCGATCCGAAGACGCACGCGTTCTACTCGGATCAGGACGCCGATTCGTTCAAGGGCGACGACGGCAGCTACTACACGTGGACGGTCGAGGAAGTGAAGCGCGCGCTGCGGCCGGATGAGGCGCGCATCGCGATTTTATTTTACGGCATGGAAGACGCGCCCGCGCGAGCGCCCGATGGACGAATCGTGCTGAGGCGCGCGATGAGCCCGGAGCAAGCAGCGGCCAGGCTGAAGATCCCGGCGCAAGAAGCGCGCAGGATGATCGCCAGGGCGGCGGATGCGATGCTCGCGGCGCGCTCTCGCCGCAAAAAGCCGCAGGTCGATCGCGCCGTGATGACCGATCGGAACGCATTGATGGCGGATGCGTATCTGACGGCGTCGGCAGCGCTTGACGACCAGGGTCTTCAACGCACGGCGCTCAACGATTTGGACTTCATCCTCGGCCATATGCGCGCGCCCGATGGGAGTTTCTTTCACGTCTGGTCGGATGGACGCGCGCAGGTGGCGGGTCTGGCCGCCGACCAGGTTTACCTGCTGGGCGCGATCATTGACGCCTATCAGTTCTCGGCCGATGAGAAATATCTGGTCGAAGCGCGCACGCTCGCCGCGATTATCCTGAAGAACTTCCGAGCTGATGGTCCGAGCTTGTTGGTGAATCGCGAAACCGAAGACGCGGGCACGGTGATTGCGCGGTCTCAGGCGAGCGGGCAGGTGTTTTACGACATGCCGACTCCGTCGGTGCAAGTGATGATGGCGATCGCGGCGGCGACGCTCGGGCTCATCACCGGCGACGGCAGTTATACCAGGGCCGCGAACGAACTGATGGCGAGCGCGCCGGCGATGGCGGGATCGATGCTGAGCAACTCAGTCGCGACGGTCGGGCTCGGGCTGGAGTATCGCGCAAACGGCGACGCGATGGTTGCAGTAGCCGGGCCGCAGGCCGACGCGCGCGCGGCAGCCTTATGGAAGACGGCGTTGGCGAGTTATCGTCCCGGAAAAATCGTGATGCGGATCGGATCGGATCGCGGCGCCGCCAAAGCGATGCCGGCCGCGGTGCAGGCGATGCTCGCGTCCAGCGCCGAAAAAGGAGTTCCACTCGCGTTCGTATGCGCAGGAACGGCGTGCGCCACCCCGGTCGGGACGCCGGCGAAACTCGCGGAGGTCATCAGGAGATTCGGCGCCCCAGGGAACGACAAGACAACGCTTGCCAACGACAGACCGGCCCTCGCACGACCGCCGATGTGA
- a CDS encoding ABC transporter permease, translating to MFDRIWCMIVKEFLQLRRDKYARFRLLVPPIVQMLVYGYAATFDVNRVQIAVMDFDHSQESRDLLSRFTFTGRFEVAKILSNERELKSLIGRSDIPMALKIEPGFAELLRKGQTAHLQVIVDGTNSNTALIAVGYVNQIADQFSQDYARDRLNQMTPAMAATVPQISLEQRPWYNPDLNSQWFFVPGVIGSITLMMVVTLTAFAIVREREIGTLEQVMVTPIRPFEFILGKTIPFFVVGLADVILVAVVGTLWFQVPFRGNVLVLLLGVVLFLLSTLNVGLLISTLSSTQQQAFVLGFFFLNPAFTLSGFAFPITSMPKAMQMITYVDPLRYFLVILRGTFLKGVGLGILWPQMLALALLTSLLMMISVARFHKSID from the coding sequence ATGTTCGACCGCATCTGGTGCATGATCGTCAAGGAGTTCCTCCAGCTAAGGCGCGACAAGTACGCGCGGTTTCGATTGCTGGTTCCGCCGATCGTTCAGATGCTGGTCTATGGCTATGCCGCCACATTTGATGTGAACCGGGTCCAGATCGCGGTGATGGACTTTGACCATAGCCAGGAAAGCCGCGACCTCTTGAGCCGCTTCACGTTTACCGGTCGGTTTGAAGTCGCGAAGATCCTTTCCAATGAGCGGGAGTTGAAGTCACTCATCGGCCGTAGCGACATCCCGATGGCGCTCAAGATCGAACCCGGCTTCGCCGAACTGCTGCGCAAGGGACAGACCGCGCATTTGCAGGTCATCGTCGACGGGACCAATTCCAACACGGCCCTCATCGCCGTCGGATACGTCAACCAGATCGCAGATCAGTTTTCCCAGGACTACGCGCGCGATCGACTCAATCAGATGACGCCCGCAATGGCTGCAACCGTTCCGCAGATAAGCCTCGAGCAACGACCCTGGTACAATCCCGACCTCAACAGTCAATGGTTTTTCGTCCCGGGAGTTATCGGCAGCATCACGCTTATGATGGTAGTGACCCTGACCGCGTTCGCGATCGTCCGCGAGCGCGAGATCGGCACGCTCGAACAGGTCATGGTCACTCCGATCAGGCCCTTCGAGTTCATCCTCGGTAAGACCATTCCTTTCTTCGTGGTGGGCCTGGCGGACGTGATTCTGGTGGCGGTGGTAGGAACCCTCTGGTTCCAGGTGCCCTTTCGCGGCAACGTGCTGGTCTTGCTGCTCGGAGTCGTACTGTTTCTTCTCAGCACACTGAACGTCGGCCTGCTCATCTCCACACTCTCATCGACCCAGCAGCAAGCCTTCGTCCTGGGGTTCTTCTTCCTCAACCCGGCCTTCACGCTCTCGGGCTTCGCCTTCCCGATCACGAGCATGCCCAAGGCCATGCAGATGATCACCTATGTCGACCCGCTACGGTATTTTCTGGTTATCTTGCGCGGCACTTTCCTCAAAGGCGTGGGCCTCGGCATCCTGTGGCCTCAGATGCTGGCGCTCGCCCTGCTGACATCGCTTCTGATGATGATCAGCGTGGCGCGCTTCCACAAGTCCATCGACTGA
- a CDS encoding ABC transporter permease, with amino-acid sequence MNLRRTAAISRKEFIQIRRDPYSLIIVLFLPLIQILLLGYGARLDANHIPVYVLDQEGSQDSQALLKAFQASPYFDVIKAVNNYHALVRAIDADQCKLGIVIPWDFSKRLADAGHTSVQALVDGTDDNSAQLAEGYAQAVVATYASNVQLDWFARYGLSQQVTSPISVDYRTWFNEDLESKNFIIPGTVALVMALMGALLSSLTIAREWERGTMEQLIATPVTALEIMVGKLVPYLGIGLADAVLCAVFAVGWFEVPFRGGLGAFFLATTLFLIVILGIGYMISVATKSQLGASQYALLVTLLPTSMLSGFAFPIDQMPAPIRAITYLVYSRYYVSALKRIFLSAASINDLVPQVVAMTIYALVIGFFATRAFHKSLQ; translated from the coding sequence ATGAATCTCCGACGAACAGCGGCCATAAGCCGCAAGGAATTCATCCAGATTCGGCGGGATCCGTATAGCCTCATCATTGTGCTCTTCCTGCCCCTGATTCAGATCCTGTTGCTCGGCTACGGGGCGCGGCTCGATGCCAACCATATACCGGTGTACGTCCTGGACCAGGAAGGCAGCCAGGACAGCCAGGCGCTGCTCAAGGCATTTCAAGCCTCACCCTACTTCGATGTGATCAAGGCCGTTAACAACTACCACGCCCTCGTGCGAGCCATCGATGCCGACCAATGCAAGCTCGGGATTGTGATTCCCTGGGACTTCTCCAAGCGTCTTGCCGATGCTGGCCACACCAGCGTCCAAGCTCTAGTTGACGGGACCGACGACAACAGCGCCCAACTCGCCGAGGGTTACGCCCAGGCGGTGGTGGCAACCTATGCCAGCAACGTACAGCTTGACTGGTTCGCACGTTATGGTCTTTCCCAGCAGGTAACCAGCCCTATCAGCGTCGACTACCGCACCTGGTTCAACGAAGACCTGGAAAGCAAAAATTTCATCATTCCCGGAACTGTCGCGCTGGTGATGGCACTGATGGGCGCTTTGCTGTCATCGCTTACCATCGCGCGCGAGTGGGAACGTGGCACCATGGAGCAGCTGATCGCCACTCCGGTAACCGCGCTGGAGATAATGGTGGGAAAGCTGGTTCCCTACCTGGGTATCGGATTGGCCGACGCCGTGCTGTGCGCGGTCTTCGCGGTCGGCTGGTTTGAGGTGCCCTTCCGCGGCGGATTGGGGGCGTTCTTTCTCGCTACAACCTTGTTCCTGATCGTGATTCTCGGCATCGGCTACATGATCTCGGTTGCGACCAAGAGTCAGCTCGGCGCAAGCCAGTACGCGCTGCTGGTTACGCTGCTGCCTACCTCGATGCTGTCGGGCTTCGCCTTTCCGATCGATCAGATGCCGGCGCCCATACGAGCTATCACTTACCTGGTTTATAGCCGCTACTACGTGAGCGCCCTCAAACGTATTTTTCTCAGCGCCGCGAGCATTAACGATCTTGTTCCGCAGGTCGTGGCAATGACCATCTACGCGCTGGTCATCGGCTTTTTTGCCACGCGCGCGTTTCACAAGAGCTTGCAGTAA
- a CDS encoding ABC transporter ATP-binding protein, giving the protein MDDAASIVVDHLVKRFGAFIAVNQVSFQIRSGEIFGLLGPNGSGKSTTIRMLCGLLTPSSGCASVVGFDVARQAEEVRRHIGYMSQKFSLYNDLTAIENLQFFGGLYGVTGRALDERIAWAIKMSGLAGSEQLLTGELSGGWKQRLALGCAVLHRPRVLFLDEATAGVDPLSRRQFWELIHQMSREGVTILVTTHYMDEAEYCNRLALIDQGLIVEMGTPTEIKQTAIKGDLFLIECSPLGSGLAAVKQAPGVLEASVFGAALHVVVSTGREPVTELPAFLAAHDVRVDRIELISPSLEDAFVSLTGSRALSSEASQ; this is encoded by the coding sequence ATGGACGACGCGGCGTCAATCGTAGTCGATCATCTGGTGAAGCGGTTCGGCGCCTTTATCGCAGTGAACCAGGTGAGCTTCCAAATCCGCTCCGGCGAGATTTTCGGTTTGCTGGGGCCCAACGGGTCGGGGAAATCCACCACCATACGCATGCTATGCGGTCTGTTGACTCCGAGTTCGGGTTGCGCGAGCGTCGTCGGCTTTGACGTCGCGCGCCAGGCTGAAGAGGTCCGCCGGCACATCGGGTACATGTCGCAAAAATTTTCTCTCTACAACGATCTGACTGCGATCGAGAACCTTCAATTCTTCGGCGGCCTCTACGGGGTCACGGGGCGCGCGCTCGACGAGCGCATCGCGTGGGCAATCAAAATGTCCGGGCTCGCCGGCAGCGAGCAATTGCTGACGGGCGAGCTGTCAGGCGGTTGGAAACAGCGACTCGCTTTGGGCTGCGCCGTACTGCACCGCCCGCGGGTGCTCTTTCTCGACGAAGCCACGGCCGGAGTCGATCCGCTTTCGCGCCGTCAGTTCTGGGAGCTGATTCACCAGATGTCGCGCGAAGGAGTCACGATCCTGGTCACCACCCACTACATGGACGAGGCGGAATACTGCAATCGGCTGGCCCTGATAGACCAGGGCCTAATCGTTGAGATGGGAACCCCAACCGAGATCAAGCAAACCGCCATAAAAGGCGATTTGTTCTTGATCGAATGCAGCCCGCTCGGTAGCGGACTCGCGGCCGTCAAGCAGGCGCCGGGAGTGCTCGAGGCTTCGGTCTTCGGCGCCGCCCTGCATGTGGTAGTCAGCACCGGGCGGGAGCCTGTGACCGAACTTCCCGCCTTCCTGGCGGCTCACGACGTTCGAGTCGATCGCATCGAACTCATCTCCCCGTCGCTCGAAGATGCCTTTGTCTCCCTTACTGGAAGCCGGGCTCTCAGCAGTGAAGCTTCTCAATGA
- a CDS encoding ABC transporter ATP-binding protein: MSDEIVQVDGLTKRFGEVTAVDNLSFNARKGEILGLVGPDGAGKTTALRILAGVMPADAGAVLVAGQDVVLQPEAVKSRISYMPQQFGLYEDLTVAENIRFYADIFEVSRTERRHREQQLLEASGMSRFRDRMAGQLSGGMKRKLGIACALIHTPQLLLLDEPTTGVDPVSRRELWSILYSLVFEGVTVLVSTAYLDEAERCHRLLLMHQGRRLFFGTPDELKNMLPGAVLSISSPDPQALQTAVAGEQGVLSATAMGDVLHVVVDDPDRRLAQLRGGFEHAGVPFGEPRRIPASVEDVFVYVISQQQAQPGS; this comes from the coding sequence ATGAGCGACGAAATCGTACAGGTCGATGGGTTGACGAAACGTTTCGGTGAGGTCACCGCCGTCGACAACCTGAGCTTCAACGCGCGCAAAGGGGAGATCCTTGGATTGGTGGGTCCCGATGGCGCCGGGAAAACGACGGCCTTGAGGATTCTCGCGGGAGTTATGCCTGCCGATGCCGGCGCCGTCCTGGTCGCCGGGCAGGACGTTGTGCTCCAGCCGGAAGCGGTCAAGAGCCGAATCAGCTACATGCCGCAGCAGTTCGGCCTCTATGAGGATCTCACCGTCGCCGAGAACATCCGCTTTTACGCTGATATCTTCGAAGTCAGCAGGACAGAGCGCCGACATCGAGAGCAGCAGTTGCTCGAAGCGTCGGGAATGAGCCGGTTTCGGGACCGCATGGCCGGCCAGCTCTCGGGAGGCATGAAACGCAAGCTTGGCATTGCCTGTGCCCTGATCCACACGCCGCAACTGCTGCTGCTCGATGAGCCCACTACCGGAGTCGATCCCGTCTCACGCCGTGAGCTTTGGAGCATCCTTTACTCGCTGGTCTTCGAGGGGGTAACGGTGCTGGTCTCGACCGCTTATCTCGATGAGGCCGAGCGCTGCCACCGGCTGCTGCTGATGCATCAAGGCCGCCGTCTCTTCTTTGGCACGCCCGACGAGCTTAAGAACATGCTGCCCGGTGCGGTCCTGTCGATTAGCTCGCCCGATCCCCAGGCGCTGCAAACGGCCGTCGCCGGTGAGCAGGGTGTTTTGAGCGCAACGGCGATGGGCGACGTGCTGCATGTGGTGGTCGATGATCCTGATCGCCGGCTTGCGCAATTGCGCGGCGGGTTTGAACACGCAGGAGTTCCGTTCGGCGAGCCGCGCCGGATACCGGCAAGCGTCGAGGACGTTTTTGTTTACGTCATCTCGCAGCAGCAAGCGCAACCAGGCTCGTGA
- a CDS encoding HlyD family secretion protein yields MKKRTVLVVAVLILGAGAWAAYSLFFEHGGSANRLLVSGNIEAHESVLSFKTVQSRIVELPFDEGQWVKAGTLLARLEDHDYRQQVAVDEASLLVQQRQLALALRNLEAAKRTVAIDQADLWQKTIDYQRDQELWRSNIIPTQTRDLAETALKQSRAALERDQALQAAGDESVTVAQANIKNAQESLKLARIILGYTTLYAPFSGVVLVRNAELGENMQPGTPVFTLADLDHVWLRAYVNETDIGRVRFGQAALITTDSYPGHKYLGRISMISENAEFTPKSVETHAERVTLVYRIRIDIENQSHEFKPGMPADATIELSPPGSP; encoded by the coding sequence ATGAAGAAACGAACTGTCCTCGTGGTTGCGGTCCTGATACTTGGCGCGGGAGCATGGGCGGCCTATTCGCTGTTCTTCGAGCACGGCGGCTCGGCCAACCGTCTGCTCGTTTCCGGCAACATCGAGGCGCACGAAAGCGTGCTCAGCTTCAAGACGGTGCAGTCGCGGATCGTCGAGCTCCCGTTTGACGAGGGGCAGTGGGTAAAGGCCGGCACGCTGCTGGCGCGCCTGGAGGACCACGACTACCGGCAGCAGGTTGCGGTGGACGAGGCGTCTCTGTTGGTCCAGCAACGGCAACTCGCACTCGCTTTGCGCAATCTCGAAGCCGCCAAGCGCACGGTGGCCATCGATCAGGCCGATCTTTGGCAGAAGACCATAGACTATCAGCGCGACCAGGAGCTTTGGCGAAGTAACATTATTCCGACTCAGACCCGTGACCTTGCTGAAACCGCACTGAAGCAATCGCGCGCGGCGCTCGAGCGCGACCAGGCTCTGCAAGCGGCGGGCGATGAAAGCGTCACCGTCGCGCAGGCCAACATCAAGAACGCGCAAGAGAGCCTGAAACTCGCCAGGATCATCCTTGGGTACACAACCTTATACGCCCCGTTCTCGGGCGTCGTGTTGGTGCGAAATGCGGAACTGGGCGAAAACATGCAGCCGGGCACGCCGGTATTCACCCTGGCCGACCTCGACCACGTGTGGCTGCGCGCCTATGTCAACGAAACCGATATCGGGCGGGTTCGCTTCGGGCAGGCGGCGCTGATCACGACCGACAGCTATCCGGGGCACAAGTACCTCGGCCGCATCTCGATGATCTCGGAAAATGCCGAGTTCACCCCCAAGAGCGTCGAGACCCACGCCGAGCGTGTGACCCTGGTCTACCGCATCAGGATCGACATCGAGAACCAGAGCCACGAGTTCAAGCCCGGAATGCCGGCCGACGCCACTATTGAACTGAGCCCGCCGGGATCGCCATGA
- a CDS encoding TetR/AcrR family transcriptional regulator, which translates to MTRRRTPVRNLNRTREKILAAALAEFSARGFAGARVDAIAGRARVNKRMLYYCFGAKQDLYREILRRKIDERAGIIESIPDDFAGALAHIYLAVGTDIDFVRLMEWEAIDSGGRKRIAEAERRALFEKAVARLRALQRRGSIPRGVNLSQLFISMLSLALFPLVMPQLIRLIHGMEPTDPRFMRQRANFLRWLGDRLEHTTERVRIGSRRRRNPVAPSQPAVHRGRPFKKPGQLT; encoded by the coding sequence ATGACCCGCCGACGCACACCTGTCCGCAATCTCAACCGCACGCGTGAGAAGATCCTCGCCGCCGCGCTCGCCGAATTCTCGGCCCGCGGCTTCGCCGGCGCGCGAGTCGATGCGATCGCCGGGCGCGCGCGGGTAAACAAGCGAATGCTCTATTACTGCTTCGGCGCCAAGCAGGACCTCTATCGCGAAATCCTGCGCCGCAAAATCGACGAGCGGGCCGGAATAATCGAATCCATACCCGACGACTTCGCCGGTGCGCTGGCGCACATCTACCTGGCCGTCGGTACGGATATCGACTTCGTGCGGCTGATGGAATGGGAGGCGATCGACAGCGGCGGCAGAAAGCGGATCGCCGAAGCCGAGCGCCGCGCGCTGTTTGAGAAAGCAGTCGCCCGGCTTCGCGCGCTGCAGCGCAGAGGATCGATTCCCCGCGGCGTCAATCTGAGTCAACTTTTCATTTCGATGTTGTCGCTGGCCTTGTTCCCGCTGGTCATGCCCCAGTTGATCCGTCTGATCCACGGCATGGAACCGACCGACCCGCGCTTCATGCGTCAGCGCGCGAATTTTTTGCGTTGGCTTGGAGATCGTTTGGAGCACACCACAGAGCGTGTCCGGATTGGGTCTCGGCGCCGGCGCAATCCAGTGGCGCCGTCGCAACCCGCCGTTCATCGCGGCCGGCCCTTCAAAAAGCCCGGTCAACTCACATGA
- a CDS encoding SDR family NAD(P)-dependent oxidoreductase, whose amino-acid sequence MGASNRHPVCAVIGVGPGLGAALARRFAKQYAVALVARGEDKLTALAKEIESAGGKAIAVGADVAKAADITTAFDKIRRELGEVDALLYNAAMRPFGKLMETKPSTFENTWRVNAFGAFLAAQEVVPAMLKRGSGTIIFTGATAGVKPFATSAAFGPAKFALRGLAQVMARDLQPHGIHVAYVNVDGAIDMPFIRERFPQLKADDMLKPSAIAETYWHLAHQDRSAWSHEVDVRPFGEKW is encoded by the coding sequence ATGGGAGCATCAAATCGTCATCCAGTTTGTGCGGTTATCGGGGTCGGACCCGGTTTGGGCGCCGCGCTCGCGCGCAGATTTGCCAAGCAGTACGCGGTCGCATTGGTTGCGCGCGGCGAAGACAAACTGACCGCACTCGCGAAGGAAATCGAGAGCGCCGGCGGCAAGGCGATCGCGGTCGGTGCGGATGTCGCCAAGGCCGCGGATATAACCACGGCATTCGACAAGATTCGGCGCGAACTCGGCGAGGTGGACGCGCTGCTTTACAACGCGGCGATGCGCCCGTTCGGCAAACTGATGGAAACCAAGCCGAGCACCTTCGAGAACACCTGGCGGGTCAACGCCTTTGGCGCGTTTTTGGCGGCGCAGGAGGTTGTTCCGGCGATGCTGAAACGGGGCAGCGGCACGATTATCTTCACCGGCGCGACCGCCGGGGTGAAACCGTTTGCGACTTCGGCGGCGTTTGGGCCGGCGAAATTTGCGCTGCGCGGGCTGGCGCAGGTGATGGCGCGCGATTTGCAGCCCCATGGCATTCACGTCGCGTACGTCAACGTGGACGGAGCCATCGACATGCCTTTCATCCGCGAGCGATTTCCGCAGCTCAAGGCGGACGACATGCTCAAGCCGTCCGCGATCGCCGAAACCTACTGGCATCTCGCGCATCAGGACCGCAGCGCATGGTCTCACGAAGTGGACGTTCGGCCGTTTGGGGAGAAGTGGTAA